CCGCGTGAAGCGCCTTCAGGACGAGCTGGACCTGAAGAACCGCGAGCTGGAAGACGCCAACATCCGGCTCAAGAAGCTGTCCATCACCGACGGCCTCACGGAGCTCTTCAACCACCGCCACGTGCACGAACTGCTGCACGACGAGTTCGAGCGCGCGCGGCGCACCGAAGAGCCGCTGGCGGTGGCCATGATCGACCTGGACAAGTTCAAGTCGGTCAACGACACGCACGGCCACCCCACGGGCGACGTCATCCTGTACGAGACGGCGCGCATCCTTCGCGAAACGGCGAGGGAGATCGACATGGTGGGGCGGTACGGCGGCGAGGAGTTCATCGTCATCCTTCCCAACACGGACGAGGAAGAGGCCGCGAAGTTCGCCGAGCGCGTGCGCGCCGCGGTGGAGGAGCACGTGTACCGCGACGGGCCGGTCATCGTTCGCATGACCACGTCGTGCGGCGTGGCCGCGGCGGCCGGTGGCGTGGCTTCGAGTCCCGAGGAGCTGCTGAAGCTGGCCGACGAGGCTCTGTACCAGGCCAAGCACGGCGGCCGCAACCGCGTGGTGCGCGCCACGCAGTCCGGCGACGTGCAGGCCGAGTCCGAAGCGGCCGCCGCCCCGCCTGCATGAACACCGCCCCGCCGCAGGCGGCCGCCCGGGCCGCCGAACTGCGCGAAACGCTGGAGCGGGCCAACCACCAGTACTACGTCCTGGACGCGCCCTCGCTCCAGGACGCGGAATACGACCGCCTCTTCCGCGAGCTTCGCGAGCTTGAGGCGGCGCATCCCGAACTGCGCACGCCGGATTCCCCCACCGGCCGCGTGGGCGCCGAGCCCGCCAGCCGCCTGGAAAAGACGGTGCACCTGGCGCCCATGCTGTCGCTGGACAACGCCTTTGACGAGGCGGAGCTGGCCGCGTGGGAAACGCGCAACGCCCGCATCGTGGACGAGGTGTGCACGGCGGGGTACGTGGCCGAGCCCAAGATCGACGGGCTGGCCATTGCC
Above is a window of Longimicrobium terrae DNA encoding:
- a CDS encoding diguanylate cyclase — translated: MTAAPEAPEGGAMRILVVDDVEDNVEILNARLSSRGYQVITAMNGPQALERVDEQPPHLILLDVMMPGMDGHEVARRIKANGALPFIPIILVTALTETEDVVQGLESGADDYISKPYNFNELEARMRAMLRVKRLQDELDLKNRELEDANIRLKKLSITDGLTELFNHRHVHELLHDEFERARRTEEPLAVAMIDLDKFKSVNDTHGHPTGDVILYETARILRETAREIDMVGRYGGEEFIVILPNTDEEEAAKFAERVRAAVEEHVYRDGPVIVRMTTSCGVAAAAGGVASSPEELLKLADEALYQAKHGGRNRVVRATQSGDVQAESEAAAAPPA